Part of the Arachis hypogaea cultivar Tifrunner chromosome 6, arahy.Tifrunner.gnm2.J5K5, whole genome shotgun sequence genome, CCAATGATCtatatattgtttttaatttctatatAAGCACACTACTATGGATGCTTTTTCaccttcaattaaaaaaataaaaaataaaaacttggagcatagttatttaatttagtaacccatatatattattagtattaaCTAAAAAGTTTTGAGTGAGTGGTCTCTTCTAGTTCCTTGGGCTTGTGGAACTCGGACAATCTTGCTActtatattttctttctttccttagcTTCTTTTCTACATTATTTCTAGAGCATAATGTACTAGAGTGTTGATCCGGTAGTAGCTGTTTGATGTAATGGACAAGCTAAGAGATCAGATTGATTGAAATTGAAGGGTAGCCATTGATGATATTTGGGGGATTCTTCATCACATTTTCAACATTGCTAGCTAGCTGTATAGTTCTCATCAATTAGTTGGCATAGTCAGATACTCAGATTATTCTTATCTTGATGCTCTATTAACTAACCAGAAAAGAGGTTTATACATTTTATTATATACATctctattatataaatttttataatataatgtcttttcttacaatttattaattgtttttaatattaaacaaattatatatatatataatattttcttTAACTAATTAAGCGCCTCTGACAAACAATCAAAACACACTTCTTGTTCCCTttgaccaaatatatatatacatatatgaataTTTGGTATATATTTcctataaaataatataacacgAGTAGATAATAATAATTAGCTTCCACAATTAAGCCTCCCATACATATATATTATGATTGAACTTGTTCAATTTTCATGAATCGCTAACTTACACTCGCAAGTTGCATATTCCCAAGACTTGTGAATAAGTTGCATATCTATAGTACCATTTGTTAAGCAGGCTAGCAAGGGGTATTGAATGGCCTTTGCTGAATTTGAAAAGCTCCGTGCTCTTCTTGTTCAGATACCAAAAAATATATACAGCCAGAAACAAACTTATATGAGATTACGTAAGCATAAtaatatatgtatctatatatatataggagtagaACGAAAAGGAAGACCACCCAGAAAATGTCAGGGACTCAGGAGGGACATTCAACATGTTATGAATTTTATGTCTTTTTCAGAGATAAACTGTCAATCAGATCAAACAAGATAGAGAGAGAAATcacgaattatatatatatatatatatatatatatataaggtgtgttcgaaaaatatttatattattaaaatattaatacaaaatttacttttactcttttaactaatatttttagaatatctATTAACTAAAATTATATTGTTACAGGATGTATTAATTAGAGAAAAAAGTTTAAAGgtgaataaaattgattattttttgtcAGTATTTTTAATCGTcagtctaatttttttaatctacccatttaacaacatatttttaatttatatttttaaatattgatgactaactaaaaattgataacaaaaaataataaattatactgatTCTCTAATGTTTatcttaattaaataaataatgcaACGTGTATTATTAGTATTATACAAAAAGAATATTTGAAGAGTACATGATGTAATTTAGCTTAAGAGAGGGATAGATTGATGTATTGTAAAGTGTAAAGTAAAATTGGTGTGGTTTGATTGTGAATTTGATTGAAAGTGGTTTTGGAGTAGCTAGTGTGCAATATAAAAGAATAATGGGTGGAGCTTGGGGTTTCCCAACATAAGATATTGCATGTTCCCTATGTAAAAATGTGTGTGGCCTACATAGCATGATGGCCTTTCCCTAAAAACAAACACACTGCATGTTGTCAGTGCCAACCAAAACAAGAAATGcttctttccctttccctttctctctctgtGGAATGAAGGAAGGGGTGAGGAAAATAAATGGACATATGGGTGTACAACACAAGCTGGTAAAAGTGCACTTCTTGTGAAAGAAGAAGGAATGGGTTAAAGACTTAAAGTAAGTAGGTAAGTAAGCCCAGTCGCCGCAcgtcactttcttttatttacttttccacCCTAAACCCTAGCTATTTCCTTACAtcaaattaaaatcttaaaagcTATTTTCAAATTGAAATCTGGCCATTACATTACTGAATCGCCAAACATGTACGTCTTGGTGGAATCTCCCGTTAACTTTACGTAAAGTTAATATGTTATTAGATGAAATTAagttaaatcagtcaaattatttaataattctcaactattaactttatgtaaaatttactgtatttaaatatttatctatTTCCTTTCAACTAGGGATCTAAGTTTTTTTCAACCaacaaagaacaaaaagtacTTATATATCTACCaagactttttcttttcttattttggtCGTATAATATGTACGTTGTTTATAAATTACTATGGTTTCTGGTCAGATGTTAGATAAttgatttatgtttatttttgggCTGCCGCTGCTAATTGGACAGGCCCTCTCCGTAATGCACGAATCAGACTATGGTTTTAAATTGGGCTTCATGATCATTTTGCCCAAAATTATAGAGAATTGcaaggagaaaaaaataaaatgaaaaacttTTCATTCCTCTTGTAACATAATAGAGTTTGTTTTTTGTATAGCTGTCAAGTTGGTTAGTTTGTTAGACATAATTATAGCACTATTAGTTAgtaatttattttcccttttgctatatatATTGTAATTGGTATTCAGTACTCTGTGGTGGTTCTTTTAATCAATTATTCTCTCTTTTCACTTTTTTTCAATTCTTCTTCTATTACTTTAAATTTCAATGACCTGAGAGTTGTAATTCACTTAAATTTTAAGCTTGGTATCATTTTACATGGTATTAGAGCGAGAAGATCCAACTATGGCAGATAATTTAGCTAATCCGAATGCAAACCCTTCATCAAATTCCGCTGCAGATTTTGAGAATTTTACCGCTTTCATGCGTCAATTCTCTCAGTTCCAGGCACATCTTGGCAGATCTAGTTCCTCTTCTACAATTTCTGATCCGATTAGCCCTTATTTTCTTCATCCAGGAGAAAGTCCTGGTTTGGCTCTAATTCCGCTTAAATTGACACCTCAAAATTATTATCAGTGGTCGCACGATATGTGGAGAGCACTCAGATCGAAGAACAAGGTGAAATTCCTCGATGGATCCATTCTAAAACCAGGTGAAGGTGATCCTAATTTTGAAGCATGGGATAGGTGTAACAATTTTCTCCTCTCCTGAATCAACCTCTCTCTCAGCCCTGAAATCGCTAAGAGCGTGATGTGGATTAGCTCTGCTCCAGACTTGTGGAATGATTTAAAACGTCGTTACTCACAGGGAGATGTCTTTCGAGTTGGTGCGTTAAAAGAAGAATTTTATGCACTCAAACAAGGTGATCTTACTGTTACCTCTTACTTTGCTATGTTGAAAGCTATTTGGGAAGAATTAGAAAATTTACGTGCTATTCCTAGTTGTGTTGCTTGTGTTAATGGATGTTCATGTGGATTACGAATTGTTCGAGACTATGCTTCTGAGGAATATGTTGTCAAATTCTTAAAAGGATTGAATGAGCAATATTCAAATGTTAAATCACAAATCATGCTAATGAAGCCGTTACCTGAAATCAACACAGTACTATCTATGTTAACCCAACAAGAGCAAGAATTGAATTGTGACCCGTCAAATAGCAACATAGTGACTAACTCTTTAGAGGTGAAAACCTCAACTGGAGGCGGTTCATTTTCTGGAAGAGGCAGAGGTCGTGGACGAAATTCAGGTAGAGGAGGAAATCAAAAATCTTATAGTCGAGGCTACACTTCAAAGTTTTGTAGCTACTGTAATCGAATTGGTCATTTAGCAGAGACATGCTATAAGAAAAATGGCTTTCCTACTCACCAAAAGCAGCGAGTAGCCAATCAACTTAGCACTGACGAGATAGTTGAGAATTCTAGTGCTGAGATTGCTGATTCTAACCAGGATAAAAAGAGCGATGATACAGTACTTGTGTTGACTCCAGATCAGAAGGAAACCTTACTAGCACTCCTTCAACAACCACGCATGCCAACTTCAAATAGTGTAAACCACATTACTTCTTCCGCCACCCTTACTCAACCAAAAGGTAGGCATTGCTTGAGTGTATCATCAAATTTTACTAAAACTTCTTGGATACTTGACAGTGGAGCTACTGATCATGCATCCTATATTCAAGAGTCTTTCAAAACTTTTCATTATATGAGACCAGTTTTGGTAAATCTACCTGATGGTTCTACCACTACAACAAACATTTGTGGCACTGTGCAACTCTCTAAACATTTGATTCTTACCAATGTTTTATTCATACCTcactttaaatataatttgatttcaGTGTCTAAACTCACAAAGTCATTacattgtgaattaaaatttactGATTCTTTTTGTGAGATACAGGTACTCCCATCATTGAAGATGATTGGGCAAGCTAAAGTCATTGGTGATCTTTATGTGATGGATGCTCAACCTTGGAAACTAACTACACCAGAAGTTAACACACATTCTGTAAATGTCACAGTACAGCAAGATTTAGGAACTCTATGGCATGCTAGACTAGGTCATTTACCATCCAAAAGAATGTCAATCATGAAAAATACATTTccatttattgaatgcatttcATCATCTCATGTTTGTGATTCTTGCCACTTGGCTAGACAAAAGAAATTGTCTTTTTCCATTAGTAATACACAATCAGAACATATTTTTGATTTGTTACATATAGATATTTGGGGACCACTCTCACTTTTATCTACTGTTGGCCATAAATATTTTCTTACAATTGTAGAAGATAAAACGAGGTTTACTTGGATTTATTGCATGAAACTAAAATCCGAAACTAGAATGTTAGTAGAAAATTTTGTTCAAATGGTGCAAACTCAATTTCATAAAGTTGTGAAACAAATTAGAACAGATAATGGGATGGAATTTAAAATGAACTCCTTCTATAACTCAAAAGGAATATTACATCAAACATCttgtgttgaaactcctcaacaaaatgaaaTTGTTGAGAGGAAGCATCAACATATACTGAATATTGCAAGAGCACTTTTGTTTCATTCTAATGTGCCAAAATGTTTTTGGCACTATGCTATGCAACATTCAGTACATTTAATAAATAGACTACCAAGCACCTTCTTGAATCATCAAACGCCTTATGAGGCACTTTTCAAGAATAAACCAGATTTGACTCATCTCAAGGTGTTTGGTTGTCTTGTTTTTGCTACCACTTTGAGTACTAATAGAAGAAAATTAGATCCTAGAGCTAGAAAATGTGTTTTTCTTGGTTATCAATCAGGAACAAAAGGGtccattttgtttgatttaaaatccAAAGAAATTTTTATATCAAGAAACACTGAATTTTATGaacactgttttccattcaaacaaatACCAAGCACTAATTTTTCTATAGATCAGCCTTCAATTGAATCATCCAATTTTGACCCTTTTGCATTCTTTTATAATAACTCTGCACATACTTCTTCATATGAGCATACTCATGGCATAATTGCACCTCACACCATACACACTACACCTGATTTATCTGCCACTTCTACATCACCTATGGCATCTCTTCATGATATAACAGATTCTGCATCACCCGCCACCTTAGAATCAGCATCTGCATTGGCACCATTGGAACATTCATCAATTCATATTGAGTCACAATCTGCTGCACCAGTTTTGAGAAGGTCTGAACGAGAAAGAAAAACACCCTCTTATCTTAAAGATTTTCATTGTTTCCATATTTCATCACATAGAGATCCAATCAATGCAGCCCAATTACCTTCAACATGTAAGTATCCCCTTTCTCACCATTTGTCATATTCATTGTTTACTCCCAAGCACCAAGCCTTCACTTTTGCTCTCATAAATAACTCGGACCCCAAACACTATTCTGAGGCTGTTATGCATGATTGTTGGAGGAAGGCTATTGAGGCAGAACTCACTGCTCTTGAGCAAAACAAAACCTGGATCATCACTTCTCTTCCTCCTGGAAAGAATGCAGTTGGTTGTAAGTGGATTTTTCGCACAAAATTCAACCCAGATGGCACTATCGAGAGGCATAAGGCACGTCTTGTTGCCCAAGGTTTCACTCAAATTCCTGGAGTTGATTACATTGACACCTTTAGTCCCGTTGTGAAAATGAGCACTGTGCGTGTTCTTCTTACCGTTGCAGCAGCAAAGAATTGGCATCTTCATCAACTTGATGTGAATACAGCTTTTCTCCATGGAGACCTACATGAGGACGTTTATATGAAACTTCCAAAGGGGTTGCAGTGTTCCGATCCAAACTTAGTCTGCAAGTTGACAAAATCTTTGTACGGTTTGAAACAAGCTAGTCGCCAATGGAACATCAAGTTGTCTGCTGCACTTGCTGATCTGGGGTTTACTCCATCTGAAAATGATCACTCGCTTTTTACCAAATCCACAGGTACAACTTTCACAGCTATTCTTGTTTATGTTGATGATCTTGTGTTAGCTggagatgatttgagtgaaattcaAGCTGTCAAAATTTTTTTGGATGATAAGTTCAAAATTAAAGACCTTGGCCTTCTTAAGTTCTTTATTGGGATGGAGGTAGCACGAAGCAATGCTGGTATTGCACTGTATCAAAGAAAGTATGCATTGGATTTGATCACAGACTGCGGTTTGCTTGGTGCAAAACCAGCATCTACTCCTATGGAATACACTACTTCTCTGTCTAAGGCTTCAGGCTCCCTTCTTCCTGATGCAACCATCTATCGTAGATTGGTGGGCAGACTTCTGTACCTTACTAACACAAGACCAGATCTCAACTACTCTGTTGGATGCCTATCTCAGTTCATGGATTCACCAACTGATGCCCACTTGAAGACTGCCTATAGGATCATCCGGTATCTAAAACAATCACCAGCAACTGGCTTATTTTTATCTGTCAACAATTCTTTCACACTATCTGGTTACACTGATTCTGATTGGGGGGCTTGTAAAGACAACCGAAAATCCATCAGTGGTTATTGTTTCTTCCTTGACCAAACTCTTATTTCTTGGAAGAGTAAGAAGCAGGCTACAGTTTCAAGGTCGTCCTCAGAAGCAGAATATCGCGCCCTTGCTAATGGCACTTGTGAACTCGTTTGGTTACTCAAACTACTAAAGGAATTCAacattcttcctcctcttccggTTGATATCTTCTGTGATAATAAATCTGCTATCTATATTGCTTCAAATCCTGTCTTTCATGAAAGAACCAAGCATGTTGAGGTTGATTGTCATGTAGCTCGAAACAAGTTCAAAGAAGGGGTTTCTAATCTTAGGCACGTTGTCTCCAGTGAACAACCGGCTGATCTTTTCACTAAATCCCTTCCTCCAGGACCATTCTCTCATTTGCTTTCCAAGCTGGGATTACTTGATTTGCACAAACCACGTAATACCAGCTTGCGGGGGGATGTAACATAATAGAGTTTGTTTTTTGTATAGCTGTCAAGTTGGTTAGTTTGTTAGACATAATTATAGCACTATTAGTTAgtaatttattttcccttttgctatatatATTGTAATTGGTACTCAGTACTCTGTGGTGGTTCttttaatcaattattttctcttttcacttcttttcaattcttcttctattattttaaatttcaatgacCTGAGAGTACATCAccaaccttcttcttttcttataattatttttataattcacTTAAATTTTAAGCTTGGTATCATTTTACAGACCTTGGTACCTTTTCAGTATCTTTCTCCGTCCATCTTCAGAGGGATTCTATATATaccctttctatatatatatacatgatctTCAATGGACacactttattttctattttactgacataaatgaaaaaataaaaacataccaATGAATTACTCCACAGAAAATTCATTTTTATAATTACGACCACATGCATCAAGACACAAATGCATATGCATACGCATGTGAAAATTAAATAAGTGCAAATAAATGTCCAATATGAAGTAAAAGAGATTGAAGAGCTTAATCATGGCAATTCCTAATTAGACTGCTTTCTTACTAACAACGCCAAGCAAGCAAACAAATTTGTTGATAAGCATCAAAAGGAAAAGACAGCTCAATTCGATAGAGAAACCCATTAATCACTTGCGTTATTGTCTTTCGTTTTCTTCCCTTTCTCCTTGTCttattcatctattctttctGCAAACAAGTTTCTTGCTTGCTAAGTCAGAAAACTATTATTTATCATAACCCCATTTTTGTTTCATATATACACCCCTCATATCATTCATCAATTATTTATAAAAGTAATGGAATGATTAAATGGCAATACGTTATTATGTCATTTCAATATGGAAATTAAAATAGCATGCGTTGATGATCAGTACATATTTAATgggtatatattttattttattttatttttttaatcgatCTAGCCATAAGCCATGAAGCAATATTCAAATGTCTTTTGCCAACaactagttaattaattaaaatcgtTACATAAATAATTCTACAGTCAATTCAAATTCTTTTGGTGAGTcgtatttaacaaaaaaattaaaggatCAACATAACGAAAGGTGCTGCATGCATGCTACATTcgtatcaaattgcatttttacCATTTTTTATATTAAGCAATTATTTGCAATAATTGGCAGGCCAATATATC contains:
- the LOC140173626 gene encoding uncharacterized protein, which translates into the protein MWISSAPDLWNDLKRRYSQGDVFRVGALKEEFYALKQGDLTVTSYFAMLKAIWEELENLRAIPSCVACVNGCSCGLRIVRDYASEEYVVKFLKGLNEQYSNVKSQIMLMKPLPEINTVLSMLTQQEQELNCDPSNSNIVTNSLEVKTSTGGGSFSGRGRGRGRNSGRGGNQKSYSRGYTSKFCSYCNRIGHLAETCYKKNGFPTHQKQRVANQLSTDEIVENSSAEIADSNQDKKSDDTVLVLTPDQKETLLALLQQPRMPTSNSVNHITSSATLTQPKGRHCLSVSSNFTKTSWILDSGATDHASYIQESFKTFHYMRPVLVNLPDGSTTTTNICGTVQLSKHLILTNVLPSLKMIGQAKVIGDLYVMDAQPWKLTTPEVNTHSVNVTVQQDLGTLWHARLDQPSIESSNFDPFAFFYNNSAHTSSYEHTHGIIAPHTIHTTPDLSATSTSPMASLHDITDSASPATLESASALAPLEHSSIHIESQSAAPVLRRSERERKTPSYLKDFHCFHISSHRDPINAAQLPSTCKYPLSHHLSYSLFTPKHQAFTFALINNSDPKHYSEAVMHDCWRKAIEAELTALEQNKTWIITSLPPGKNAVGCKWIFRTKFNPDGTIERHKARLVAQGFTQIPGVDYIDTFSPVVKMSTVRVLLTVAAAKNWHLHQLDVNTAFLHGDLHEDVYMKLPKGLQCSDPNLVCKLTKSLYGLKQASRQWNIKLSAALADLGFTPSENDHSLFTKSTGTTFTAILVYVDDLVLAGDDLSEIQAVKIFLDDKFKIKDLGLLKFFIGMEVARSNAGIALYQRKYALDLITDCGLLGAKPASTPMEYTTSLSKASGSLLPDATIYRRLVGRLLYLTNTRPDLNYSVGCLSQFMDSPTDAHLKTAYRIIRYLKQSPATGLFLSVNNSFTLSGYTDSDWGACKDNRKSISGYCFFLDQTLISWKSKKQATVSRSSSEAEYRALANGTCELVWLLKLLKEFNILPPLPVDIFCDNKSAIYIASNPVFHERTKHVEVDCHVARNKFKEGVSNLRHVVSSEQPADLFTKSLPPGPFSHLLSKLGLLDLHKPRNTSLRGDVT